The following are from one region of the Hydrogenimonas sp. SS33 genome:
- a CDS encoding YggT family protein, translating into MINAFIYALVNVIHTVITIYIWVVIIAALVSWVRPDPYNPIVQTLYRLTEPVYAWIRRYIPTVVGGIDLAPIIVILGLQFIDIFMMRLVFG; encoded by the coding sequence ATGATTAATGCTTTCATCTACGCCCTCGTCAATGTCATCCATACGGTCATCACCATCTACATCTGGGTCGTCATCATCGCCGCTCTGGTCAGCTGGGTGCGGCCCGACCCCTACAACCCCATCGTCCAGACCCTCTACCGGCTCACCGAACCGGTCTACGCCTGGATACGCCGCTACATTCCCACCGTGGTCGGCGGCATCGACCTGGCCCCGATCATCGTGATTCTGGGCCTCCAGTTCATCGACATCTTCATGATGCGGCTGGTCTTTGGCTAA
- a CDS encoding lytic transglycosylase domain-containing protein has translation MAKKRYIAAGVLLLLAVSAAARPITLEWLSSKPRSYAKDFYIWRYFDQNITPAEADSAFYQLRSVNWKLIRRYAKKTKKPGFAFADRCHRLTPDELPAKEAACTEIAVTPYKYGKLPRYKQFYLLKQLQGYPDTMAWMEVMAAKEPFALVLKQTPDTFFTLFNGCGRTWRKAHLNHPIPTSYLDTLRHDRRFAQSVKLIVTDPGLDQLQYTLLGISPDGLGHQTLFFLAMNALRHGHPALAKFYLEAALQKAWFRFDKDKTLFWLYQIDKNPKTLEALSKSFDLNIYTLFARELLGRPWPPVISPSFEKGHCGYDISDPFAWLKVLDDIGDKNTTYLTRYARKFRCADTLGHYSFLMERAAKWRTHYFPIPYSGALEGLTTDQKAFLLALARQESRFIPSSISPSYALGMMQIMPFLVKALAKERGEPFDLDAMFDPETNIAYARTHMKFLQRRLHHPLFLSYAYNGGIGFTKRMLASRGLFKKGKYEPWLSMELVYYDESRRYGKKVLANYIVYKKLLGEPVTVSSVVEKAVAPSRKGRHRSR, from the coding sequence TTGGCTAAAAAGAGGTACATAGCGGCGGGAGTGCTGCTCCTTCTTGCGGTTTCGGCAGCCGCCCGGCCCATCACCCTGGAGTGGCTCTCCTCCAAACCCCGAAGCTACGCCAAAGATTTCTACATCTGGCGCTACTTCGACCAGAACATTACGCCGGCCGAGGCGGACAGCGCCTTCTACCAGCTTCGCTCCGTCAACTGGAAGCTGATCCGCCGCTACGCCAAAAAGACGAAAAAACCGGGCTTCGCCTTCGCCGACCGCTGCCACCGCCTCACTCCCGACGAACTTCCCGCCAAAGAGGCGGCCTGCACCGAAATCGCCGTCACCCCCTACAAATACGGCAAACTCCCCCGCTACAAGCAGTTCTACCTTCTCAAACAGCTGCAGGGCTATCCCGACACGATGGCGTGGATGGAGGTGATGGCGGCGAAAGAGCCCTTCGCCCTGGTGCTGAAGCAGACGCCGGACACCTTCTTCACCCTCTTCAACGGCTGCGGCAGGACCTGGCGGAAAGCGCACCTGAACCACCCCATCCCCACCTCCTACCTCGACACCCTCCGCCACGACCGTCGGTTCGCCCAGAGTGTCAAACTGATCGTTACCGACCCCGGCCTCGACCAGCTCCAGTACACGCTGCTGGGCATCTCCCCCGACGGCCTGGGCCATCAAACCCTCTTTTTTCTTGCCATGAACGCCCTGAGACACGGCCATCCGGCACTGGCGAAATTCTACCTGGAGGCAGCCCTGCAAAAGGCATGGTTCCGCTTCGACAAGGACAAGACCCTCTTCTGGCTCTACCAGATAGACAAGAACCCCAAAACTCTCGAAGCGCTTTCGAAGAGTTTCGACCTTAACATCTACACCCTCTTCGCCCGGGAGTTGCTGGGCCGGCCCTGGCCGCCTGTGATAAGCCCCTCTTTCGAAAAAGGGCATTGCGGGTACGACATCTCCGACCCCTTCGCATGGCTGAAGGTGCTGGACGACATCGGGGACAAAAATACCACCTACCTCACCCGCTATGCCCGGAAATTCCGTTGCGCCGACACCCTGGGGCACTACAGCTTCCTGATGGAGCGGGCCGCCAAATGGCGCACCCACTACTTCCCCATCCCCTACAGCGGCGCCCTCGAAGGGCTCACCACCGACCAGAAGGCGTTTCTCCTCGCCCTGGCGCGCCAGGAGAGCCGCTTCATCCCCTCCTCCATCTCCCCCTCCTACGCCCTGGGGATGATGCAGATCATGCCCTTTCTGGTCAAAGCCCTCGCCAAAGAGAGGGGGGAACCTTTCGACCTGGACGCCATGTTCGACCCCGAAACCAACATCGCCTACGCCCGGACCCACATGAAGTTTCTACAACGCCGGCTGCACCACCCCCTCTTCCTCTCCTACGCCTACAACGGGGGGATCGGTTTCACGAAACGGATGCTGGCGTCACGGGGACTCTTCAAAAAAGGGAAATACGAACCGTGGCTGAGTATGGAGTTGGTCTACTACGACGAGAGCCGACGTTACGGGAAGAAAGTGCTCGCCAACTACATCGTCTACAAGAAGCTGCTGGGAGAGCCGGTCACCGTCTCGTCGGTCGTTGAAAAGGCAGTTGCACCGAGCCGTAAGGGTCGACACCGAAGTCGATGA
- a CDS encoding glutamate--tRNA ligase family protein, which translates to MLRFTTAPVTDMPLDALRIAIFNYLVAKRRGERFVLRFEDDGQMPDREKGERAVLEVMALFGLKQHEIYYQSHNLTLHQHMAVKLLGSRDAFACFCTPKELQAQKEAAMKAGRPYRYSGGCDRLSDAEVIDNEKPFTVRIKKPATPITFDDPVLGRVIVTPEEVDSFVIMEADKRPTHPFATAVDDMLQDITFVVRSEEELTDTPREIHVRNRLGYDKKVTYAHLPPVRFKERRPLGVRELIEEGFLPEAIANYLVALGNETPERVFTLDEAAEWFDVASLSDTPPIFDLEELRALNREHMRRHDARELSRAFGFADPAIGEAAKCFLEEGGTIREIKPKIDAIFAPKPFGHAHGETMRRLQTLVAESPYFEDFDAFESHLCRETGLTREALALPLRLLLTGAETGPELRDLYPHIKTYLQEIVQ; encoded by the coding sequence ATGCTGCGTTTCACTACCGCTCCCGTGACCGATATGCCGCTCGATGCGCTGCGGATCGCCATCTTCAACTACCTTGTCGCAAAAAGGCGGGGCGAGCGTTTCGTTCTTCGCTTCGAAGACGATGGGCAGATGCCCGACCGGGAGAAGGGCGAGCGGGCCGTTTTGGAGGTCATGGCGCTTTTTGGCCTGAAACAGCACGAAATCTACTACCAGAGCCACAATCTCACCCTACACCAGCATATGGCGGTCAAGCTTCTCGGCTCCCGTGACGCTTTCGCCTGTTTCTGCACCCCTAAAGAGCTGCAGGCCCAAAAAGAGGCGGCCATGAAAGCCGGCAGGCCCTACCGCTACAGCGGCGGGTGCGACCGACTCAGCGACGCGGAGGTGATCGACAACGAAAAGCCTTTCACGGTCCGCATCAAAAAACCTGCCACCCCCATCACCTTCGACGACCCGGTTTTGGGACGGGTCATCGTCACCCCCGAAGAGGTGGACAGTTTCGTCATCATGGAGGCCGACAAGCGTCCGACGCACCCCTTCGCCACCGCCGTCGACGACATGCTCCAGGATATCACCTTCGTTGTCCGTAGCGAAGAGGAGCTCACCGACACGCCCCGTGAGATCCATGTAAGAAACCGGCTCGGCTACGACAAGAAGGTCACCTACGCCCATCTGCCGCCCGTCCGCTTCAAAGAGCGACGCCCCCTCGGTGTGCGCGAACTCATCGAAGAGGGTTTTCTGCCCGAAGCGATCGCCAACTACCTGGTCGCCCTCGGCAACGAAACGCCCGAAAGGGTCTTCACCCTCGACGAAGCGGCCGAATGGTTCGATGTCGCCAGCCTCTCCGACACGCCGCCAATCTTCGACCTGGAGGAGCTCCGCGCCCTCAACCGGGAACATATGCGCCGCCATGACGCCAGGGAGCTCTCACGCGCCTTCGGTTTCGCGGACCCCGCCATCGGGGAGGCGGCCAAATGCTTCCTTGAAGAGGGAGGCACCATTCGCGAAATCAAACCGAAGATCGACGCCATCTTCGCCCCCAAACCCTTCGGCCATGCCCACGGCGAAACGATGCGACGACTCCAAACGCTCGTCGCCGAATCCCCCTACTTCGAGGACTTTGACGCCTTTGAAAGCCATCTGTGCCGCGAAACGGGCCTAACACGGGAGGCATTGGCCCTTCCCCTGCGCCTGTTGCTCACCGGCGCCGAAACGGGTCCCGAGCTTCGCGACCTCTACCCCCATATCAAAACCTATCTGCAGGAGATTGTCCAATGA